A window from Terriglobia bacterium encodes these proteins:
- a CDS encoding S41 family peptidase: MKRTTGRSALMVLLVLAACCTLGGIIGGRARAEADKSDALLQSFGRALAIVEENYVGKVESKAMVEDAVQGMLHTLDPHSNYLDKDAYNEMKDEQRGKFFGLGIQINKPGPDKPLTIIAPIDGTPASRAGLQAGDIISRIEGSDTISLSVQEAVRRLKGEKGTKVTITIQRPREDAPFDVTLIRDEIPTHSITLAYMVRPGTGFIRLANFTSTTATELDEAVKHLEAQGMARLILDLRRNPGGLLEQAVQVAERFIPAGKMIVYTRGRVPGSDQDYPAAKDVDRIDAPLVVLVDHASASASEIVSGAIQDHDRGLVVGETTFGKGLVQRVIPLHGGGAVALTTAKYFTPSGRLIQRDYSDLDDYFLEPEEEAEAPAAEAQPAPDRRETKHTDSGRTVYGGGGITPDYVVRAERALPVLSRLVRDNLILDFAVRYVPAHPDLKPEVPVDAAFRDEVRHFLESKSIPFDAAMETAWPQVELQLRAQIAKVKWGVEAQNRILSDADPQVRKALTLFDEASRLAAAGERSREVRERASSPASSI, from the coding sequence ATGAAGCGAACGACGGGTCGATCCGCACTGATGGTCCTTCTGGTCCTGGCCGCCTGCTGCACGCTGGGCGGCATCATCGGCGGTCGCGCGCGCGCCGAGGCGGACAAGTCCGACGCGCTACTGCAGTCGTTCGGCCGGGCCCTCGCGATCGTGGAGGAGAACTACGTCGGCAAGGTCGAATCGAAGGCCATGGTCGAGGACGCGGTGCAGGGGATGCTCCACACGTTGGACCCCCACAGCAATTACCTCGACAAGGATGCCTACAACGAGATGAAGGACGAGCAGCGCGGGAAGTTCTTCGGGCTCGGAATCCAGATCAACAAGCCGGGGCCGGACAAGCCGCTCACGATCATCGCACCGATCGACGGCACTCCCGCGAGCCGCGCGGGCCTACAAGCCGGCGACATCATCTCCAGGATCGAGGGGTCGGACACGATCAGCCTGTCCGTGCAGGAGGCGGTCCGGCGACTCAAGGGCGAAAAGGGAACCAAGGTCACGATCACCATCCAGCGGCCGCGCGAGGACGCTCCGTTCGACGTCACGCTGATCCGCGACGAGATCCCCACCCACAGCATCACGCTGGCCTACATGGTCCGACCGGGAACCGGCTTCATCCGTCTCGCCAACTTCACCTCCACGACCGCGACGGAGCTGGACGAGGCCGTGAAGCACCTTGAGGCCCAGGGAATGGCGCGGCTGATCCTGGACCTGAGGCGGAACCCTGGAGGCCTCCTCGAACAGGCCGTGCAGGTTGCGGAGCGGTTCATCCCCGCGGGGAAGATGATCGTGTACACGCGCGGGCGCGTCCCGGGATCGGACCAGGACTACCCGGCGGCGAAGGACGTGGACCGAATCGACGCGCCGCTCGTGGTCCTCGTGGACCATGCATCGGCTTCCGCCAGCGAGATCGTGTCCGGCGCGATCCAGGACCACGACCGGGGGCTCGTCGTCGGCGAGACCACGTTCGGGAAGGGACTCGTGCAGCGGGTGATCCCGCTCCACGGCGGCGGCGCCGTCGCGCTCACCACCGCGAAGTACTTCACCCCTTCGGGGCGCCTCATCCAGCGCGACTACTCGGACCTCGACGACTACTTCCTCGAGCCGGAGGAAGAGGCCGAGGCGCCGGCCGCCGAGGCGCAGCCGGCGCCCGACCGGCGGGAGACGAAGCACACCGACTCCGGACGGACCGTCTACGGCGGCGGGGGGATCACCCCCGACTACGTGGTGCGCGCCGAGCGGGCGCTCCCGGTCCTTTCGCGCCTCGTACGAGACAACCTGATCCTCGACTTCGCCGTCCGTTACGTCCCGGCGCACCCGGACCTCAAGCCGGAGGTTCCGGTGGATGCGGCGTTCCGTGACGAGGTCCGCCACTTCCTCGAATCGAAGTCGATTCCTTTCGATGCCGCCATGGAGACCGCCTGGCCGCAGGTCGAGCTCCAGCTGCGGGCTCAGATCGCGAAGGTCAAGTGGGGCGTCGAGGCCCAGAACCGGATCCTCTCCGACGCCGACCCGCAGGTCCGGAAGGCACTGACGCTCTTCGACGAGGCCTCACGGCTCGCCGCGGCGGGCGAGCGCAGCCGCGAGGTTAGGGAGCGTGCATCTTCCCCCGCTTCGTCGATCTGA
- a CDS encoding tetratricopeptide repeat protein yields the protein MIRPARAAAMLLPAAALAGCATMTPRPRPPSPGARIVQGVPNRVFGTDRCGAGALSAVLNALGDPVNLETLDAELPKAPGGGVLSVDLLLAARAHGFEARLIEGSAAKVRESLEAGRPAILMLRLLDAPGTRHDVHHFVVADGVDADRGLFRVHFGDASPRWIPLDRIERGWAADGHALLLVGPGRPSAEDRLARAVELEAYGSIDDAISAYRSLVTERPSWGLAWTDLGNAEARSGQFREAEEAYRRAIAIEPEDRDALNNLAWLLLQDGSRLDEAESLARRALAAGGANEDRVRDTLDRILRRKGEISSGESRRP from the coding sequence ATGATCCGCCCGGCCCGGGCGGCGGCGATGCTCCTCCCGGCGGCGGCCCTCGCCGGCTGCGCGACGATGACGCCGCGGCCCCGTCCTCCGAGTCCAGGGGCCCGGATCGTCCAGGGGGTCCCGAATCGAGTGTTCGGGACCGACCGCTGCGGGGCCGGCGCCCTCTCCGCCGTCCTGAACGCCCTCGGCGACCCGGTCAACCTTGAGACGCTCGACGCCGAACTCCCGAAGGCCCCCGGCGGGGGCGTTCTCTCCGTGGACCTCCTCCTCGCGGCGCGCGCCCACGGGTTCGAGGCGCGGCTGATCGAGGGGAGCGCGGCGAAGGTCCGAGAGTCCTTGGAGGCGGGCCGTCCTGCGATCCTCATGCTCCGATTGCTCGACGCGCCCGGCACGAGGCACGACGTCCACCACTTCGTGGTCGCCGACGGCGTGGACGCCGATCGCGGCCTCTTTCGAGTGCACTTCGGCGACGCCTCGCCTCGCTGGATCCCGCTGGACCGGATCGAGCGCGGGTGGGCCGCGGACGGACACGCCCTGCTCCTCGTGGGGCCCGGGCGCCCCTCCGCCGAGGATCGGCTCGCGCGGGCGGTGGAACTCGAGGCCTACGGCAGCATCGACGATGCGATCTCCGCCTACCGCTCTCTCGTGACGGAGCGGCCGAGCTGGGGGCTGGCGTGGACCGACCTCGGGAACGCCGAGGCCCGCTCGGGACAGTTCCGGGAGGCGGAGGAGGCGTACCGCCGCGCGATCGCCATCGAGCCCGAGGACCGCGACGCGCTGAACAACCTCGCCTGGCTGCTCCTCCAGGACGGCTCGCGGTTGGACGAGGCGGAATCGCTCGCCCGCCGGGCCCTCGCGGCGGGTGGAGCGAACGAGGATCGGGTTCGCGACACGCTGGACCGCATCCTCCGGAGGAAAGGGGAGATCAGCAGCGGCGAATCGCGACGACCGTGA
- the groL gene encoding chaperonin GroEL (60 kDa chaperone family; promotes refolding of misfolded polypeptides especially under stressful conditions; forms two stacked rings of heptamers to form a barrel-shaped 14mer; ends can be capped by GroES; misfolded proteins enter the barrel where they are refolded when GroES binds), whose protein sequence is MAAKNITYAEDARQAMLRGVNKLADAVKITLGPKGRNVVLDKKFGSPLSTKDGVSVAKEIELEDARENMGAQLVREVASKTSDVAGDGTTTATVLAQAIFREGVKAVTAGGNPMDIKRGIEKAVEAAVADIRKLSRPIAGKAIAQVGSISANADESIGEIIAEAMEKVGKDGVITVEEAKGLETSLEVVEGMQFDRGYLSPYFITDPERMEVVLEDAYILIHEKKISSMKDLLPVLEQVAKLGKPLLIIAEDVEGEALATLVVNKLRGTLHAAAVKAPGFGDRRKAMLEDIGILTNGKCITEDLGIRLENVKLEDLGRAKKIVVDKENTTLVEGAGKSKAIEGRVKQIRTQVEETTSDYDREKLQERLAKLVGGVAVIKVGAATETEMKEKKARVEDAMHATKAAVEEGIVPGGGVALLRCIPVLEDLAKKEKNEDMAIGIKIVKRAVEEPIRQIANNAGYEGSVVVNQVKGLEKDKGFDAQNDKFVNMIEAGIIDPTKVVRFALQNAGSIAALMLTTEAVVSEIPEKEKPAPGMGGGGMGGGEF, encoded by the coding sequence ATGGCTGCCAAGAACATCACGTACGCTGAGGACGCGCGGCAGGCGATGCTGCGCGGCGTCAACAAGCTCGCGGACGCCGTGAAGATCACGCTGGGCCCGAAGGGCCGCAACGTCGTCCTCGACAAGAAGTTCGGATCGCCGCTGTCCACGAAGGACGGCGTATCCGTGGCCAAGGAGATCGAGCTCGAGGACGCCCGCGAGAACATGGGAGCCCAGCTCGTGCGCGAGGTCGCCAGCAAGACGTCGGACGTGGCCGGCGACGGCACCACCACCGCCACGGTCCTGGCTCAGGCGATCTTCCGGGAAGGCGTCAAGGCGGTGACCGCCGGCGGCAACCCCATGGACATCAAGCGAGGCATCGAGAAGGCCGTCGAGGCCGCGGTCGCCGACATCCGGAAGCTCTCCCGCCCGATCGCCGGCAAGGCGATCGCGCAGGTCGGGAGCATCTCGGCGAACGCCGACGAGTCCATCGGCGAGATCATCGCCGAGGCGATGGAGAAGGTGGGCAAGGACGGCGTGATCACCGTCGAGGAGGCCAAGGGGCTCGAGACCTCGCTCGAGGTCGTCGAGGGGATGCAGTTCGACCGCGGCTACCTCTCCCCCTACTTCATCACCGACCCGGAGCGGATGGAAGTCGTCCTCGAGGACGCGTACATCCTGATCCACGAGAAGAAGATCTCGTCCATGAAGGACCTTCTCCCGGTGCTCGAGCAGGTGGCGAAGCTCGGCAAGCCCCTCCTGATCATCGCCGAGGACGTCGAGGGCGAGGCCCTGGCGACCCTGGTGGTCAACAAGCTGCGCGGCACGCTCCACGCCGCCGCCGTCAAGGCGCCCGGCTTCGGCGACCGCCGCAAGGCGATGCTCGAGGACATCGGGATCCTGACGAACGGCAAGTGCATCACCGAGGATCTCGGAATTCGCCTCGAGAACGTGAAGCTCGAGGACCTGGGCCGCGCGAAGAAGATCGTCGTCGACAAGGAGAACACCACCCTCGTCGAGGGCGCAGGGAAGTCCAAGGCCATCGAGGGCCGCGTGAAGCAGATCCGGACCCAGGTCGAGGAGACCACGTCGGATTACGACCGCGAGAAGCTGCAGGAGCGTCTCGCGAAGCTGGTGGGCGGTGTCGCGGTGATCAAGGTCGGCGCGGCCACCGAGACCGAGATGAAGGAGAAGAAGGCCCGGGTCGAGGACGCCATGCACGCCACCAAGGCGGCCGTCGAGGAGGGCATCGTCCCCGGCGGCGGCGTCGCCCTGCTCCGCTGCATCCCCGTGCTCGAGGACCTGGCGAAGAAGGAGAAGAACGAGGACATGGCGATCGGAATCAAGATCGTCAAGCGCGCCGTGGAAGAGCCGATCCGCCAGATCGCGAACAACGCCGGGTACGAGGGCTCCGTCGTCGTCAACCAGGTCAAGGGGTTGGAGAAGGACAAGGGGTTCGACGCCCAGAACGACAAGTTCGTCAACATGATCGAGGCGGGCATCATCGACCCCACGAAGGTCGTCCGCTTCGCGCTCCAGAACGCCGGATCGATCGCGGCGCTCATGCTCACCACCGAAGCGGTGGTCAGCGAGATTCCCGAGAAGGAGAAGCCGGCGCCCGGAATGGGCGGCGGCGGCATGGGCGGCGGGGAGTTCTGA
- a CDS encoding Trm112 family protein translates to MSIDARLLAILVCPACRGPIREGCEDSGLECADCGRVYPVRDGIPAMLVEEASPPTRRTTRR, encoded by the coding sequence ATGTCGATCGACGCGAGGCTGCTGGCGATCCTGGTCTGCCCGGCTTGTCGCGGGCCTATCCGCGAGGGTTGCGAGGACAGCGGACTGGAGTGTGCGGACTGCGGGCGCGTCTATCCCGTTCGAGATGGCATTCCCGCCATGCTCGTGGAGGAGGCCAGCCCACCGACCCGGCGCACGACGAGACGATGA
- a CDS encoding LapA family protein has product MRLLVILLTILLFLNLLGFVLTNLETKVDVTVWKSRHDEVPLFAVVVLSVLAGIVYAGVIAVAEGANLRLANHRLRREIQKLETELNYLRTQRLTFPRVEPDAIREAREPGSTTDPSASGEPGAPPASAPVYDAEELWDDDRGDDTYSGGRAV; this is encoded by the coding sequence ATGCGGCTGCTCGTGATCCTGTTGACGATCCTGCTTTTCCTCAACCTCCTGGGCTTCGTGCTCACCAATCTCGAGACCAAGGTCGACGTGACCGTCTGGAAGAGCCGGCACGACGAGGTCCCGCTGTTCGCCGTCGTCGTCCTGTCGGTCCTCGCCGGGATCGTCTACGCCGGGGTGATCGCGGTCGCGGAGGGCGCGAACCTCCGGCTCGCCAACCACCGGCTGCGGCGGGAGATCCAGAAGCTCGAGACAGAGCTGAATTACCTGAGGACCCAACGTCTCACGTTCCCGCGCGTCGAGCCCGACGCGATTCGCGAAGCCCGCGAGCCCGGATCCACGACGGACCCGTCGGCCTCCGGCGAGCCGGGAGCGCCGCCTGCCAGCGCGCCGGTCTACGACGCCGAAGAGCTGTGGGATGACGATCGCGGCGACGACACCTACTCCGGCGGGCGGGCGGTTTAG
- a CDS encoding co-chaperone GroES, with the protein MKVKPLYDRILVKRIEEKEQKRGNIIIPDTAKEKPMEGKVIAAGNGKLDDNGKRVPLEVKVGDRVLFGKYAGTEIKIDDDEHVILREDEVLGVIG; encoded by the coding sequence ATGAAGGTGAAACCCCTTTACGACCGGATCCTCGTCAAGCGCATCGAGGAGAAGGAGCAGAAGCGCGGGAACATCATCATCCCCGACACCGCCAAAGAGAAGCCGATGGAGGGGAAGGTGATCGCGGCGGGCAACGGGAAGCTCGACGACAACGGCAAGCGAGTCCCGCTCGAGGTCAAGGTGGGTGACCGCGTGCTCTTCGGCAAGTACGCGGGCACGGAAATCAAGATCGACGACGACGAGCACGTGATCCTGCGTGAGGACGAGGTCCTCGGGGTCATCGGGTAA
- a CDS encoding HAD hydrolase family protein, which translates to MKDVPRDIFDRAAKVRFVLLDVDGVMTDGKLLQFSDGTEGRAFHVRDGYGIKMGQRLGLEFGVLSGRASVVVEARARELGIAETHVGVLEKEARYEEIAGRLGLHDEGVCYMGDDLVDVPVLRRVGLGVAPAGASEEATAAARWVTERAGGDGAVREVITLILKAQGKWEGISGTYFKTR; encoded by the coding sequence ATGAAGGACGTCCCCCGTGACATCTTCGATAGGGCGGCGAAGGTCCGTTTCGTCCTGCTCGACGTGGACGGCGTGATGACCGACGGCAAGTTGCTCCAGTTCTCTGACGGGACCGAGGGGCGCGCGTTTCACGTTCGGGACGGGTACGGGATCAAGATGGGCCAGCGGCTCGGACTGGAATTCGGCGTCCTTTCCGGCCGGGCTTCCGTGGTGGTCGAGGCGAGGGCGCGAGAGCTCGGCATCGCCGAGACTCACGTGGGCGTGCTGGAGAAGGAGGCCCGCTACGAGGAGATCGCGGGACGCCTCGGACTCCACGACGAGGGGGTATGCTACATGGGAGACGACCTCGTGGACGTGCCGGTGCTCCGGCGCGTGGGGTTGGGCGTCGCCCCGGCGGGCGCGTCCGAGGAGGCGACGGCTGCGGCGCGCTGGGTCACGGAGCGGGCCGGAGGAGACGGCGCCGTTCGCGAGGTGATCACCCTGATCCTCAAGGCGCAGGGGAAGTGGGAGGGGATCTCGGGGACGTATTTCAAGACGCGATGA
- a CDS encoding PA2779 family protein, which translates to MTKRLARTTLFAVLAATLLSLAAPSSAAPIPSKPAPDAAPAGRAADETSVRAFLARRDVARALAGTGLTAPEVEQRLARLSDDDLRSLAANLDQVQAAGTEVPRYIWLLLAVFLGVLILAAIF; encoded by the coding sequence ATGACGAAACGTCTTGCGAGAACGACCCTGTTCGCCGTCCTCGCCGCGACCTTGCTCTCCCTCGCGGCTCCGTCTTCCGCCGCTCCGATCCCTTCGAAACCCGCGCCGGACGCCGCGCCCGCCGGGCGGGCGGCCGACGAGACGTCGGTACGCGCGTTCCTGGCGCGGAGGGACGTGGCCCGGGCTCTGGCCGGAACGGGGCTCACGGCGCCGGAGGTCGAGCAGCGCCTCGCCCGGCTTTCCGACGACGACCTTCGCTCCCTCGCCGCGAACCTCGACCAGGTCCAAGCGGCGGGAACCGAAGTCCCCCGGTACATCTGGCTGCTGCTCGCGGTGTTCCTCGGCGTCCTGATCCTGGCCGCGATCTTCTGA
- a CDS encoding twin-arginine translocase TatA/TatE family subunit, whose protein sequence is MFGSIGGPEILLIFVLALLLFGPRKLPEIGRALGKTVAEFRKATAEFRGTLEREVEMEKLKETGGALKSAAADTADSVRGRGLIAELASALRPAAEPYDGGTDRLNREEVRIPAGVAPAAAGPSAAPIPFSDESEANAPPGAAAAPALPEDGAKREEP, encoded by the coding sequence ATGTTCGGTTCGATCGGCGGCCCTGAGATCCTCCTGATCTTCGTTCTCGCCCTTCTCCTATTCGGCCCGCGGAAGCTGCCCGAGATCGGCCGCGCACTGGGGAAGACCGTCGCCGAGTTCCGGAAGGCGACCGCGGAGTTCCGGGGCACGCTCGAGCGAGAGGTCGAGATGGAGAAGCTGAAGGAGACCGGCGGGGCGCTGAAGTCCGCCGCGGCGGACACCGCGGACTCCGTGAGGGGCCGAGGTCTCATCGCCGAGCTCGCGTCGGCCTTGCGCCCCGCGGCCGAACCGTACGACGGTGGCACGGATCGCCTCAATCGAGAGGAGGTCCGTATCCCAGCCGGCGTCGCTCCTGCCGCCGCGGGGCCCTCCGCCGCTCCGATCCCGTTTTCCGACGAGAGCGAGGCGAACGCTCCTCCCGGAGCCGCCGCGGCCCCGGCCCTCCCCGAAGATGGCGCCAAGCGCGAAGAACCCTGA
- a CDS encoding DUF4388 domain-containing protein, translated as MHETSLPEDSAGLVAGRLEGMSIPDLMWLLFRRQATGVLHLSRRGLAKRIFFQDGHIVFAASSDPNDRLGEMLLREGLIDLEQLEDAISKLYLGRRLGTLLVEMGHLRPEDLVRGVIAQVREIVLEPFTWEEGAYRFDDGPLPLDEVVTLGMKTGEILMQGIRRIRSFTRIRRSVGGLRQRFALSPGSAEIVGGLLLTDGERLLLQRLQRGSASIEALCREIYASNFEIHQALWAFRVLGAVTEADGSDGSALAESSLDGRLGPEGIVDVLVKLCRAGETGVLHANRGPLERTFHLREGRCVFATSNSIDDGLIAHLLRRGVISIRDREETARRLLSNKRVGTILLEMGVLDELDLREMVREQLSEIVCDTFRWEEGEYQFVRGELPTIEDIVLESSLEDLVSEGIRRVTSWSRVRAGCGGFAGSRLALTPGYLDVLDHMKVGADEWEVVSCLGAPKTLLDICRSVSLGDFRVCQILWALRLLGAVRDEPASGVSEVLPTESLADRSADSPGPPAAAAGPPEEPPMVGNGVEAAAVEANSIPVSPPEETSPEVVSETWRLTGEAFAASPHEELEPPATGEAACAVRTTEACGDAAGPRSEPAEPQEGAAPSAPEAFALDSPADATLALTRDEVETALGLAPATRHEEEFELAEPGTGADGPFADAVTEDAAGGREFEIGEPAPEASEPEPATSGDAGPSFELAAEDTPPRREEPISETSTPEFPDPESTGAIPPEDVARAIGTLAEEGPAAAEPAPQEAETRCEAFTAESGRAESEAAPETPAAAPVETPEPEHDSPGPLAELDRAIGRFNQLHRVLYRAIRSEVGAGAVNFIHACRGGLDGGQGELFAGSRLLPDGSWDPEGLKKAMRERRVNEPWPRLQRLLDRELEMLRPQIDETRIKALHEQLSELRASP; from the coding sequence ATGCACGAGACGAGCCTGCCGGAGGATTCCGCCGGCCTTGTGGCCGGGCGCCTCGAGGGGATGAGCATCCCTGACCTCATGTGGTTGCTGTTCCGGAGACAGGCGACCGGGGTTCTGCACCTGAGCCGCCGCGGTCTGGCCAAGCGGATCTTCTTTCAGGACGGCCACATCGTCTTTGCCGCATCGAGCGACCCCAACGACCGGCTCGGCGAGATGCTGCTCCGGGAAGGGCTCATCGATCTCGAGCAGCTCGAGGACGCGATTTCCAAGCTCTACCTCGGGAGGCGGTTGGGGACGCTGCTGGTGGAGATGGGGCACCTCCGTCCGGAGGACCTCGTCCGCGGCGTCATCGCGCAGGTTCGCGAGATCGTCCTCGAGCCGTTCACCTGGGAGGAGGGAGCCTACCGCTTCGACGACGGGCCGCTGCCGTTGGACGAGGTGGTCACCCTGGGAATGAAGACCGGCGAGATCCTCATGCAGGGGATTCGTCGGATCCGCTCGTTCACCCGGATCCGGCGGAGCGTCGGCGGGCTGCGGCAGCGGTTCGCGCTGTCCCCCGGGTCGGCGGAGATCGTGGGAGGATTGTTGCTCACCGACGGCGAGCGGCTCCTCCTGCAGCGGCTCCAGCGCGGGAGTGCGTCCATCGAGGCCCTCTGCCGCGAGATCTACGCCTCGAACTTCGAGATCCATCAAGCGCTGTGGGCGTTCCGGGTGCTCGGCGCGGTGACCGAGGCCGACGGTTCGGACGGGTCGGCCTTGGCCGAATCCTCGCTGGACGGCCGGCTCGGCCCCGAAGGCATCGTCGACGTTCTGGTCAAGCTCTGCCGCGCCGGCGAGACCGGTGTGCTCCACGCGAATCGCGGACCGCTGGAACGGACGTTCCATCTCCGGGAGGGACGTTGTGTCTTCGCCACCAGCAACAGCATCGACGACGGCCTCATCGCCCACCTGCTGCGGCGCGGCGTGATCTCGATTCGTGACCGAGAGGAGACGGCGAGGCGGCTCCTCAGCAACAAGAGGGTGGGCACCATCCTGCTCGAGATGGGCGTGCTCGACGAGCTGGACCTGCGCGAGATGGTGAGAGAGCAGCTCAGCGAGATCGTCTGCGACACGTTCCGATGGGAGGAGGGAGAGTACCAGTTCGTCCGCGGGGAACTCCCCACCATCGAGGACATCGTCCTTGAATCGAGCCTGGAGGACCTGGTTTCCGAGGGGATCCGGCGGGTGACCTCCTGGTCGAGGGTGCGGGCCGGCTGCGGCGGCTTCGCGGGTTCGCGCCTCGCCTTGACCCCAGGATACCTCGACGTCCTGGACCACATGAAGGTCGGCGCGGACGAATGGGAGGTCGTCTCCTGCCTCGGCGCGCCGAAGACGCTGCTCGACATCTGTCGAAGCGTGTCGCTCGGCGACTTCCGGGTCTGCCAGATCCTGTGGGCTCTGCGCCTGCTCGGAGCGGTTCGGGACGAGCCGGCGTCCGGCGTGTCGGAGGTGCTTCCGACGGAGTCGCTCGCGGATCGGTCCGCCGATTCCCCGGGGCCTCCCGCCGCCGCCGCCGGTCCACCCGAGGAACCTCCCATGGTCGGCAACGGCGTGGAGGCGGCCGCGGTAGAGGCGAACTCGATCCCGGTCTCGCCGCCCGAGGAGACCTCGCCGGAGGTCGTCTCGGAGACGTGGCGACTCACCGGTGAAGCATTCGCCGCGTCACCGCACGAGGAGCTCGAGCCCCCCGCGACCGGGGAGGCCGCCTGCGCCGTTCGTACGACGGAGGCTTGCGGGGACGCCGCCGGGCCGCGCAGCGAGCCCGCGGAGCCGCAGGAAGGCGCGGCGCCGTCCGCTCCCGAAGCCTTTGCGCTCGACTCGCCCGCGGACGCCACCCTGGCCTTGACCCGTGACGAGGTCGAAACGGCCCTGGGGCTGGCGCCCGCGACGCGCCACGAGGAGGAGTTCGAGCTGGCCGAGCCGGGAACCGGTGCGGACGGTCCATTCGCTGACGCCGTGACGGAGGATGCGGCCGGCGGGAGGGAGTTCGAGATCGGCGAGCCCGCGCCGGAGGCCTCGGAGCCCGAGCCCGCGACCTCCGGAGATGCCGGACCTTCGTTCGAACTGGCGGCCGAGGATACTCCGCCGCGGAGAGAGGAACCGATCTCGGAGACATCGACACCGGAGTTCCCGGATCCCGAGAGCACCGGCGCGATTCCACCCGAGGACGTCGCCCGAGCGATCGGGACGCTCGCCGAGGAGGGGCCGGCGGCGGCGGAGCCGGCGCCCCAGGAAGCGGAGACACGGTGCGAAGCCTTCACCGCCGAGTCCGGTCGCGCGGAGTCCGAGGCGGCACCGGAGACACCGGCCGCCGCCCCTGTCGAGACGCCGGAGCCGGAGCACGATTCCCCGGGTCCGCTCGCGGAGCTCGACCGCGCCATCGGCCGTTTCAACCAGCTCCACCGGGTGCTCTATCGCGCGATTCGGTCCGAGGTGGGCGCCGGGGCGGTGAACTTCATCCACGCGTGTCGCGGAGGCCTCGACGGAGGTCAGGGCGAGCTGTTCGCGGGAAGCCGGCTGCTGCCTGACGGGAGCTGGGATCCCGAAGGGCTCAAGAAGGCGATGCGAGAGAGGCGCGTCAACGAGCCCTGGCCCCGTCTCCAAAGGCTCCTCGATCGCGAGTTGGAGATGCTCAGGCCGCAAATCGACGAGACGCGTATCAAGGCGCTCCACGAGCAGCTGTCGGAACTCCGCGCATCGCCCTGA
- the tatC gene encoding twin-arginine translocase subunit TatC — translation MTFLEHLDELRKRLFRCAIVYVAVLSACWYFSPTIVEFLLRPIRRHLFAGGDIVFLRLTEPFMVYMKASAIAALFVAAPYLLHQLWGFVAPGLYRHERLTGVAFLTFGTLFLVLGGLFGYYVATPIAAKWLIQLGSGFKASLTLESAFEFEAWVLLGMGLVFELPIVLYFLGRIGLVTPRFLLRHLRLAIVVCFVISAVITPTGDMLTMSVFALPMVALYLVGVLVIWFTARPRKT, via the coding sequence ATGACGTTCCTCGAGCATCTGGACGAGCTCAGGAAGCGGCTCTTCCGCTGCGCGATCGTGTACGTCGCCGTCCTGTCGGCCTGCTGGTACTTCAGCCCGACGATCGTCGAATTCCTACTGCGGCCGATCAGGCGGCACCTGTTCGCCGGAGGGGACATCGTGTTCCTCCGGCTGACCGAGCCGTTCATGGTGTACATGAAGGCGTCGGCGATAGCGGCTCTGTTCGTCGCCGCTCCCTACCTCCTGCACCAGCTCTGGGGATTCGTCGCTCCTGGCCTTTACCGGCACGAGCGGCTGACCGGCGTCGCGTTCCTCACGTTCGGCACCCTGTTCCTAGTCCTCGGCGGTCTCTTCGGCTACTACGTCGCCACCCCCATTGCGGCAAAATGGCTGATCCAGCTCGGCTCCGGCTTCAAGGCGTCGCTCACGCTCGAATCCGCATTCGAGTTCGAAGCTTGGGTGCTCCTCGGGATGGGACTGGTCTTCGAGCTTCCGATCGTCCTGTACTTCCTGGGCCGCATCGGTCTCGTGACGCCCCGGTTCTTGCTCCGCCATCTCCGACTGGCCATCGTGGTCTGCTTCGTCATCTCCGCGGTCATCACCCCGACCGGCGACATGCTCACCATGAGCGTATTCGCGCTCCCGATGGTGGCGTTGTACCTCGTGGGCGTGCTGGTCATTTGGTTCACGGCACGGCCGCGGAAGACCTGA